The following coding sequences lie in one Cucurbita pepo subsp. pepo cultivar mu-cu-16 chromosome LG13, ASM280686v2, whole genome shotgun sequence genomic window:
- the LOC111808084 gene encoding auxin-responsive protein SAUR32, with the protein MGFGGGGGGGGGGDKHQHLLHLNFHFHIHLPHFHHHHHRNKVETPKGCLAILVGQQQERFVIPVIYVNHPLFARLLKEAEDEYGFDQKGPIAIPCPVDDFRTLQGIIHHDHHPHHLLPISCFRDSSHPHC; encoded by the coding sequence ATGGGGTttggcggcggtggcggcggtggcggcggtggCGACAAGCATCAGCACCTCCTGCATCtgaatttccatttccatATTCATTTGCCTCACTTTCACCACCATCATCATCGGAACAAGGTGGAGACTCCCAAGGGGTGTTTGGCTATTCTCGTCGGCCAACAGCAAGAGCGGTTCGTGATTCCTGTCATTTATGTTAACCATCCTTTGTTCGCTCGGCTCTTGAAGGAGGCCGAAGACGAGTATGGCTTCGACCAGAAAGGACCTATCGCCATCCCTTGCCCTGTCGACGACTTCCGTACTCTCCAGGGCATAATTCATCACGATCATCACCcccatcatcttcttcccatCTCCTGTTTTAGGGATTCGTCTCATCCCCATTGCTGA